The nucleotide sequence CATATTCACTAAGGGAACACTGTATCTGATTCCTTCTTGCTTCTTCCATCTGCTGAAGCAACCAAGAGGCTTCCTGCTCCTGTTAGGGGGTCCGGCACTCCTGTTTCTTGGGTCTGGTTCCCTCCTCCTGTCTCTCTTGGCTTTCCTGGGCCTCCTGGCTGTCCTGTGGTGGGTTGCTGGATATCCCTTCTCCTCTTATCTTGACCATGCTTTGCGTACAGACATGAGAGACATCAGGAAATCCTACCTCAGTGACACAGGGTCTTGTTTGTGGGTAGCAGAGTCAGAGGGGCAGGTGGTGGGACTAGTGTGTGCCTGCCCAGTACAAGAGGCTTCAGGAAGACAGAAAAACCTGGAGTTGCTACATTTGTCAGTGGACCAAGAGCACTGGGGCCAGGGTATTGCCAAATCCCTTACTCAAACTGTGCTCCAGTTTGCACAGGACCAAGGCTATGATAATGTGGTCTTGAGTACTATTAAGCTGAATTACCCAGCTCAACAATTATATGAGCGTCTGGGCTTCTGGAAATCACACGAAGCCTTTGTTTCTCTGAAATGGAAGATAATAgcgattcctttttttttctatgaatATACAGTTGCTTCTTCACTCTGAAGGCTCTCTGAACCTTCTTTGCCTTCAACTCTTTATTAATATATTGATTGATCCACAATAATACTGAGCATACCACAACACTCATTAAGGCTGTTAACTGCCACCATTGACTCTCTTCCCT is from Gracilinanus agilis isolate LMUSP501 chromosome 2, AgileGrace, whole genome shotgun sequence and encodes:
- the LOC123234509 gene encoding putative N-acetyltransferase 8B, which gives rise to MAPYYIRKYEDQDRETVIDIFTKGTLYLIPSCFFHLLKQPRGFLLLLGGPALLFLGSGSLLLSLLAFLGLLAVLWWVAGYPFSSYLDHALRTDMRDIRKSYLSDTGSCLWVAESEGQVVGLVCACPVQEASGRQKNLELLHLSVDQEHWGQGIAKSLTQTVLQFAQDQGYDNVVLSTIKLNYPAQQLYERLGFWKSHEAFVSLKWKIIAIPFFFYEYTVASSL